The Takifugu flavidus isolate HTHZ2018 unplaced genomic scaffold, ASM371156v2 ctg789, whole genome shotgun sequence DNA window ATGTTCATGTCAGGCAGTGTTGAAAACTGTTTATCATCTGCCAACCAGTATCCTCATGGTGAAGTAACATGTTGTAGGGGAGTTTTAAGGGGCTGGGACAGGCAGACTGCTCAAGGTTGAAGGACAGGGGAATGGAGCAATGTGCACTTCATGAATCAACCAGAACAAACACCCGAGGGATTACCGTCCAAACAGACCCTAAACACACAGCGGAGAAAAAAACTAGGACAATACTGTGGATGTCCTTGAATTACCCAGGCAGCTCCTTGACTTGCCCCCAATCAAACATTTCTGGAAGGAcctgaaaatggctgcagaccAACAATCCTCACCCAGTGAATTTAGGTGAGCAAAGCTTGTGGTGCAGTTcccaaaaacaatcaaatgtggaaaaagagtCTTCTAACTTCTAACTTTGTTCTTTTTAACGCTGTTGTTCTGAAGCCCAAAGTAGCATTGAGAGGGAACAGCTACTAGCTAACCATTCTATTGCAGTAGTTATGTCCACAGATATACCAAGAACTGCTTATTCCTGAAAAATGCACAGCATTTTCACCATAGGTTGATACCCTGTGCTGTGCTATCGCTAGGATCTAGGCTGTTAGCTGGTTGGATTGTTGGGTTCTCTGACGGCGGCCTGGCAAAAAGCTATGGAAGAAAGCTCAACTACACATTAAACCTACTAACAGAACACTGTGGATGGGGCATAGTTATGATGATACTGAGCCACAAAATGTGGGGAATATGCTAATTTATTTCCCCCATTGTTAGCATGATGTACACACAATATGAAAAGTATCATTGTTTGACATaagagggatttttttaaaactaaaaacttCCATTAAGCACAGGGcaaaagccaaacacaaacTGTCACGGAAAACTGATTGATTCTCTTgtacaggaaggaggaagaagttgggagcagcacctccagcagcaaCCCAGATAAAAAGTTACTTTGTCCAGACAACAAAACTGTTGATCATAACTCAAGATTGTTCAACCTACTGTACACCTAAGAGGCTGTGACAACAAAAGTGGTCATGGGTATCACGGTTATTTTAGAAACACATACGTACATGATTCATAAAGACAGAACATTAGTCATGGTAGTAATGATGATGCAAAACACTGCAGGTCATCTCTTGTCAGGGAAACTTTTACAGTCAACTACTTGCTGCACTTTGATGACCTGGAATCACAAGTCCTGTGAAAACATTGGATATGTCAAACCCGTAAAACAGCTCAGAAACTCTTCCCGTCATCGCATGTCTTTCATTGTATTTTTACTTGAGCTACTTCCTACTGACTGCTACAGTCCTATGGTTTAGGATATTGGGTATTTCTATTTTGGAATTTTTTGCTTTTACCCTTGAAAATTCTGTTGTGTTTAACGAGAGTGGTGGACATGTGAATGTTTGATACTTTAATCTAAGAAATGTTGAGATCCTGAGTTTAGGATTTACAAAAAGGATCTCCATGAATGACTTGTGACAATCATGAGATGCAAAAGGCCCTCAAAAAGCGCCTGCGACGATCCGAACGTTCTGTTATTATCCAGACGGTGGACTTGTCCATCTCTTTCTGCGTTCTGATTAGGGAGGCTCCATGTTCATGAGAACAAAGGCCATATTGATGCAAAAGTACGTGCGCGGGCATTGACAAACCGGTTTCTGGCATTCACACCACAGACTCATGACTGGCTTCCGATTCCAACCCATTGTGCTAACATGTACTTTCTGCAATGTAtgaaaagacttttaaaaaccaaaacaaaaaaaccaaaagtaAATAAAGCAAGGGAACTTggcaaagaaaaatgtaaaataggttttttccaaatattggatgaataaagaaataaagaacattaTTACTAGTATTTTATTGAGTCTACAAATGTGATTTTGACTTGTTAACTTAAATAATAATTCGACCCCTCAAGGTTTGTGTCCAAAGGAGGAAATTAACTATTTCAGGGTCATTATTGTCTCTCAACGGGCTAAAGGAGTTTCACTTTTGCTCTACAATGAAGAAGTTTTAGTTCAATTTCCAGTAAACTCAAGCCGGTCacatgattttaattaaaaaaaaaaaaaaaaaactccggTTAGACACCTTCAGGAATGGGCAGAGGCTTGTTGATTTAGTCATGGCCAAaattctttttgttctttacGTCAAACGGGCTCTCAAGCTCCACCCTGGAAAACTGGAACTTTTTtggaaatgcaacatttctctgCCCCTCAGCTTAAATAGTGGTGCAGGAAGAGCTGTCACACAGTCACCTGAGGCTTTGccaagagaagctgctggaacaagACCTCCACCTGCGAACTACACCtgagaataaaacaaacctttttATCGGTACCAAGGAAAGGAACTCCTGCACAGGTTGGAGAAATTTAACTTTAATTTCACTTTTGGAGGAAAATATCACAAATTTTGTTTCTAATTCCTTAATTGATCATTTTATACCATTTCAAACCAGTTATTATCACAGTCAATGAGAAATGAATGATTTTTATGctcttaaaatgtaaaaaaacccaaaagctacagttttaaaaaatcttCTTGAAACTTCTTTGTCAAATCTACAGGTCTTACTTCTTACACATATATGTCATCTTACATATAATTTTTGAGCAGGTGTTAGATGATGCTAatgattttaattgtttattCAAATATATGTAGAAcaatagtttttaaaatgaaatatttcaccTGGTTTCTTTGTGATGTGTGTGCTGCTTGAGTAATGTTATAGATTAGCTTGTGTTTACAGAGCATTAGTCTAATCTGTAGGCAAATATTTCACGTAAAAATAAGCACCAGGAGCGCATACAGTCGGTGTTGATTGACATAATGTCACATTCACTGTAGGCATGGACAGCAAACTGTACTTCACTGTCACCTTGGTGGTGCTAGCTGGGTATCTGTAGCTACCACCCAGGACaccacaacggcttctaccagCATGACGACTGCTCCACCACTGACACCTAATAACACAGTGACACCGCTGGAGGTGGGTGGAGTCAATTGTCTCAAAATGTTAAAAGGACAACTATTATGTTTGACCTCTTACATTTTTCATCTCCTTTTCAGACAAATCTGAACAACTCAGGATGTAGAACCCAAAAACTGTGTGTTAATGAGCCAGCTAACTGCACCCAGGCTCAGGATCGTGTACTTTTTCAGTGCCAGGCAGAAGAGTGGGCAAAACTTTGAGTTTGAACTGgctggagagagagacggcTACATTGCTGCAGTACTATCTTCGAACGCAACACTGGTTAGCTTCCCTTCCTCACTCACGGATGAACATAATGCACAGTGTCACATTGATCTTGTGGTAGAGTGTGGCATCATCTGCATAAACTACTTTTGTGTAatcttttatattttacagGGAGACAACGACACCACCTATGTTTGTTTTAACAACAATGGCAGCGTAAAGTTCACTGGAGCAAGCTTGAACAACAACCAACTGACTAAGCAAAACGTAGGAGACGTGCTTTTATCCTTTTAGTTTGATAAATCTCTTAGTGGCAAAGTAAGATGTACAGAATTTTGTGTCAAAAGTAGATATGGACAGTTCTGAATTTGCACGTTTTTGCTAAGAGCCACGCCCACAATCTGCACAAAATGGATGACATAAAAGTCACATGATCGCCCTATGGTGGTGCGCTATGTCACAAATTAAGGATCAGCGCTACATGCAGCAGGGACCCCTACGGGTGGAACTCTGCTATTGAAGTGACTTGCAGCAGATTTTATGTCTGAACTCTGTTGCCTATGCATAATGTGACTTTCGGGGGAAAGAAGCACACTATTGTCCCTCTTTAGACTGATTATTACAACTTTTTTTCACTAGTAGTTATTACTCTTACTATTAATACCCACTATTAGTGATATTACAATACCCATGAGtagcttttgtgtttgttctccagGTAAATGCAAACAATGTGAGAGGAAAAGTGAATGGCACAAAAATCCAGTGTGTATTTGATGCCACGCTTCCCGCCTTGTCTGCAAGAACCGAACAGGACCATTGGCGTCATTACTGGAACCTACAGCAACAGTAAGTTTATATTTCCAACAAGAGACATTAGAACATGTGAATTTTCACAGATATTGGATTAACAACCATATTTTTCCAATTTAATTTTCAGGCGCAGGCACTTTCGGGCCAGCAAACACCGTTATCAGAACCGATGCTGTTGACCTGTCATCTCCCAACGCCACCGTCCAGAACCTTACGACTGCTAATACCAACGCTTCTACCAACatgacggctgctcccagcacaacggcttctaccaacatgacggctgctcccagcacaatGGCTTCTACCATGTGTGACGGCTGCTCCACCACTGACACCTAATAACACAGTGACACCGCTGGAGGTGGGTGGAGTCAATTGTCTCAAAATGTTAAAAGGACAACTATTATGTTTGACCTCTTACATTTTTCATCTCCTTTTCAGACAAATCTGAACAACTCAGGATGTGGAACCCAAAAACTGTGTGTTAATGAGCCAGCTAACTGCGACCCAGGCTCAGGATCGTGTAACTTTTTCAGTGCCAGGCAGAAGAGTGGGCAAAACTTTGGGTTTGCACTGGCTGGAGAGACAGACGGCTACATTGCTGCAGTACTATCTTCGGACACAACACTGGTTAGCTTCCCTTCCTCACTCACGGATGAACATAATGCACAGTGTCACATTGATCTTGTGGTAGAGTGTGGCATCATCTGCATAAACTTCTTTTGTGTActcttttatattttacagGGAGGCAGCGACACCACCTATGTTTGTTTTAACAACAATGGCAACGTAAAGTTCACTGGAGCAAGCTTGAACAACAACCAACTGACTAAGCAAAACGTAGGAGACGTGCTTTTATCCTTTTAGTTTGTTGATAAATCTCTTAGTGGCAAAGTAAGATGTACAGAATTTTGTGTCAAAAGTAGATATGGACAGTTCtgaatttgcatgtttttgctaAGAGCCACGCCCACAATCTGcacaaaataaatgacataaaAGTCACATGATCGCCCTATGTGGTGCGCTATGTCACAAATTAAGGATCAGCGCTACATGGAGCAGGGACCCCTACGGGTGGAACTCTGCTATTGAAGTGACTTGCAGCAGATTTTATGTCTGAACTCTGTTGCCTGTGCATAATGTGACTTTCGGGGAAAGAAGCACACTATTGTCCCTCTTTATACTGATTATTACAACTTTTTTTCACTAGTAGTTATGACTCTTACTATTAATACCCACTATTAGTGATATTACAATACCCATGAGtagcttttgtgtttgttctccagGTAAATGCAAACAatgtgagaggaagagtgaatGGCAGAAAAATCCAGTGTGTATTTGATGCCACGCTTCCCGCCTTGTCTGCAAGAACCACGAGGAGGACCATTGGCGTCATTACTGGAACCTATGACAACAGTAAGTTTATATTTCCAACAAGAGACATTAGAACATGTGAATTTTCACAGATATTGGATTAACAACCATATTTTTCCAATTTAATTTTCAGGCACAGGCACTTTCGGGGCAGCAACCACCGTTATCAGAACCAATGCTGTTGACTGTCATCTCCCGCCAACGTCCCGTCCCGAACCTTGCGACTGCTAATACCACCGCTTCTCCTAATGCCAACCACCAACAATGCCATGTTATTCCGGCAAACGCTGATTCAAGGTACACCAAAAGACATGATGTTTATGAtggttcttgttttttgttttttaaaagtttctcATTTcgtgctttttttctttccagctctGTTTATCTCCGCGGGTGTGATGGGTCTCGCCGTACTATGAGGTGCCTGAAAATCCGAGTTTGTTGCATCTCCACAGACATAAAACTCAGAAACAACTGATCTAATGTATCTGTTTACTTTTGAAAGTCTTGAAGGGCAGGAAAATGTTTCCCTTTTATCAATACTACCGTCTACAGGTAAAAAGTTTTTTTGGGTGTCGCCCCttccaaataaaatgaaggaCAGCAGAAAGTTTACGTGATGCTTTTCTGACAAATCTACAGATTGTCTCACTCATGATGAAGCCAGTGAATGGCAGATATGTGTGTTAATAATGTTATTTTGtgaaatattacaaatattCTATTTAGCCTGAACTTGTTGATATTCAATGAATTCACAGTGAAACTTTTGAAGGTTTTGTTCGCTGTTTATTGTAACTGTTATCTTCGTATTgcatatttttgaaataaatgttttcgaTCTACTGTGTTGTTGCAGTCCAAAGATGCAGAAAATTGTCAAGACTTATTCATATAATTGTAAATAAGATGCTTGCATGTCGCTGTATTTTGCCAAAAGCTCTGACAgaactgcaaagaaaaaaaaagatgtacaGTATAGCCAATAGTTAGGCGAAGAGCAACTTGGTTCTGGGTCCAATACTTCTATCTTTATTTTATCCTATCTTTAATGCTGTCAAAGCCTAGTTAAACATACTTTGGCAGATTCAGGAACCTAACAATAAATTTATCTCAACATCAAAGTGAAACATTTTCAGCTAGCCATTATGGATGgcaaaaaaatgacacaaattgaACTTTTATAGAAACTTATACAAAAATGAGGCTGGTAGAATTGTAACTAGACTTTGCCTTTGCACACATTCTACAAACTGTCagtgttttactttgaaagggaAACAATGAGCAATATCGGTTTGCAAAGTGTATGTTAAAAGAAGTTTATTCAGAGGGAcaatttcttcatgtttttaaacCCCGGCTAACAATCTGGACATTACCTTCAATGCAAATATCCACACAGATTTACATTCGCTCCTGTATAGCGTGAGATGATGGTCAAACTGATGCACATCCCATTTGAATTTTACTTCTCAACTCATTTACTAATTGTGCTCATTCTTCCTGAGTCCCAAGTCATGGGTGAGAGATTTAACGTCTGGATACTCTCAGCGGTGagcatttattttgtaaatattttggttttgtcttttttctaaTAGTCTTATTTGTGAAATTTCACTCTTTTTAAGATCTGAAAtgtattattataattaataataataacttaataaattaATACTGATGCAAcaattgttttttcttgtttgtttaatATTTGCCCACTTAggcattttcttctttctgttacCAGGAGTGCTGGCAGGTAATTCTTCTCTATTCTTCTGGAAAATTCTTAACTTTTCAGTCTAATTACACATTTTTTATGTCAATAAGGACATGTTGTCCGAAATGTGGCGCTGAAAAGTCCTGCTGTCCAGTCATCTGAGaaggatgcagctgctgctggcagggCAGTTGACACGGAAACAGGGATCCAGCTGAGAGGTCGCTTGTACCCTCACCCAATCTGAATCAGGACCCTGGTGGAGGGTAGATCTGCAGGATGAGTACAAAATCGGCGCCGTCGCCATAACAAGTGTTGATGACACGAAACCAACCGGACGGTGTTGAAATCTGGATCGGAATTTCAGAAAGGCTCAACGACATCAATAATATCAGGTGAAGCGCCATTCGAGTCTTTGTGAAACGTGGGCGGACATGTTGTTCTCACGTTCTTTACTCCCTCAAACAGGTGCACGGTCATCTCCCGTTCCCAAAAAGCGCAAACAAGCAGTACAAACATCATATCTCACATTTCAGCATGTTTACTGGGTGTTCAGGTGAAAAATGTGCTATACATTCAAATCCCAGTACAGACGTGACCACTTTCAGCAATGATCTGCAAATGTTGACACTGTTTGCACCTTGTTGGAGCACAGGTTTGATTTTTCCCCTCCTAAGTAAACAATAGGGAATAGTTTTATTCACAAACGATGTGTGAATATATAACGCTGCCAGCCGGAGGACGCCAGCATGTTAACATATGTGGATGACCGTGAGCGGACATCCTCTCagtttcagcagcagccagattGCAGCCTTGCAGTTGGACCCTTTGTTACACCAGAGAATTAATAATCTGCTGACTAATATTGATCGTTGCCAGCCTGCCTTAATGCGCAGCACTGTGTCAATAATGGATCATGTGCAGGAGGCTTCTGaatctttgcttttcatttcataAAGTTGATGaaattgatttcatttgaaatttATTAATACAGCTTAAGTTACAGACAAGTTTGTCTCTAAGTGCTTCACAGAAAACCCAGAGCTCGGGGGGGCGTACTCCTGCTAAACATCGGGCTATATCCAAAATATAGTGGGTCATTAC harbors:
- the LOC130521208 gene encoding uncharacterized protein LOC130521208 isoform X2, whose product is MAQKSSVYLMPRFPPCLQEPNRTIGVITGTYSNSAGTFGPANTVIRTDAVDLSSPNATVQNLTTANTNASTNMTAAPSTTASTSVTAAPPLTPNNTVTPLETNLNNSGCGTQKLCVNEPANCDPGSGSCNFFSARQKSGQNFGFALAGETDGYIAAVLSSDTTLGGSDTTYVCFNNNGNVKFTGASLNNNQLTKQNVNANNVRGRVNGRKIQCVFDATLPALSARTTRRTIGVITGTYDNSTGTFGAATTVIRTNAVDCHLPPTSRPEPCDC
- the LOC130521208 gene encoding uncharacterized protein LOC130521208 isoform X1 — its product is MAQKSSVYLMPRFPPCLQEPNRTIGVITGTYSNSAGTFGPANTVIRTDAVDLSSPNATVQNLTTANTNASTNMTAAPSTTASTNMTAAPPLTPNNTVTPLETNLNNSGCGTQKLCVNEPANCDPGSGSCNFFSARQKSGQNFGFALAGETDGYIAAVLSSDTTLGGSDTTYVCFNNNGNVKFTGASLNNNQLTKQNVNANNVRGRVNGRKIQCVFDATLPALSARTTRRTIGVITGTYDNSTGTFGAATTVIRTNAVDCHLPPTSRPEPCDC